One stretch of Cololabis saira isolate AMF1-May2022 chromosome 15, fColSai1.1, whole genome shotgun sequence DNA includes these proteins:
- the LOC133460707 gene encoding zinc fingers and homeoboxes protein 2-like has translation MSSRRKSSTPCMVRVVNDLPDEQDDPEEVMDIQALPGDVVSEQSESAENSQDSRPENQVDPDQQTFLKPVEEGKGGRSGKGDQTPVIEEVVARLAKDKKDKESDQACQKKQPRGYECKYCPFSTQNLNDFKEHVDCSHPNVILNPLYLCAVCNFNTKKFDSLTEHNESRHPGETNFKFKRLKMNNQTILEQTIEGKDNSTECEMTNEQGEGNISPVFPPCISTTVKTPGNMQPLYGGSALKSQLDSLIQKDQITALNINGTVIIPEPTILQGLSHVSPMLQRPPNFNSVPKIAVPLNTTKYNPSLDDNLTLIASFNKFPYPTHAELSWLTAASKHPEEQIKVWFTTQRLKQGITWSPEEVEEARKKMFNGSIPPAHHTFTSMPTSPVSQSSTKASKQPVVHTTVRHPCHVRTTAFNGCSVVTTTKSAIGVPAGSSHTLKRSLPTHLTSVFGPESKRPIMAVAPHSGDPKDKVLMAPPPPPPPQKDRFPMAPPPVRSEMKRPVAAPLVNAEMKRPSAAVPLLPSLSSLSSSSSSKGKHVTAIGNPKTRPMVSLPSIMFPESLTRPTIVPPPILAPSFKNTFLVPRSGPIISKEKHANTHTLPASDLNLPSSPPLINSQIRRPTIIQSVRTPAKGPSQIQGFPLDSKASKEQQGLEVKASYPGGDTVASLLAEANGSPFLDGKRSQDQTSHAHNNGIIHLDVGETPAAQKPDFQQKTSVLTQFPLLERMKGKTAKQLKILEENFLRNSFPSHGDVDYLVAATGLSHQEIESWFAERRALRDNLEQALLNSMGTKRMGIGGVAGLSEKQLHQQHQTQQMNGIHKTSTSVGSLKSPPQPLHPLSINAPSTTAPSIPNSNSCSVPPDSRSLALLKDDFAQTQWPSLEEFSQLEGQMGLARSELSRWFTDTRLQSGGMELTELFHKNGLNGGQGGKPVSSPENTPSSIIQRCQEAAVINNKSKVLEVDVGWLMDQRSNSLNSQQHAELHNRFAGRLRQQSAAELKNGGQNWGVMGGAREVFGSWLEDGHFRRGRELLLDRERKMAEDASGRLTG, from the exons ATGTCCAGTCGAAGAAAGTCCTCCACCCCTTGCATGGTCCGGGTCGTCAACGACCTGCCTGATGAGCAGGACGACCCGGAGGAGGTCATGGACATCCAAGCATTGCCGGGCGACGTCGTGTCAGAACAGTCCGAATCTGCAGAAAACAGCCAAGACTCACGGCCGGAGAATCAAGTGGACCCAGACCAGCAGACATTTCTAAAACCGGTGGAAGAAGGGAAAGGGGGGCGGTCTGGGAAAGGAGACCAAACCCCTGTCATTGAAGAGGTCGTAGCCAGACTGGCAAAAGACAAGAAAGACAAAGAATCTGACCAGGCGTGCCAGAAGAAGCAGCCGAGAGGCTACGAGTGCAAATATTGCCCATTTTCAACACAGAACCTGAATGACTTTAAGGAGCACGTGGACTGCAGCCACCCTAATGTCATTCTGAATCCACTGTACCTCTGTGCTGTGTGCAACTTCAACACCAAGAAGTTTGACTCGCTCACAGAGCACAACGAGAGCCGGCACCCGGGCGAAACGAACTTCAAGTTCAAGAGACTAAAAATGAACAATCAGACTATCTTAGAGCAGACAATCGAAGGCAAAGACAATTCAACTGAATGCGAAATGACAAATGAACAAGGTGAAGGCAACATCAGCCCTGTGTTTCCACCTTGCATATCTACCACGGTGAAAACCCCAGGTAACATGCAGCCCCTCTATGGAGGGTCTGCGCTAAAAAGCCAGCTGGACAGCCTGATCCAGAAGGATCAAATCACAGCGCTGAACATCAATGGAACCGTCATCATACCTGAACCCACCATCCTCCAAGGGCTCTCCCATGTCTCCCCGATGCTCCAGCGCCCACCCAACTTTAACTCTGTACCAAAAATAGCTGTTCCCTTGAACACTACCAAATATAACCCTTCTTTAGATGACAACCTGACATTGATCGCCTCTTTCAATAAATTCCCTTATCCGACGCATGCTGAGCTGTCGTGGCTGACAGCGGCCTCCAAGCACCCGGAGGAACAGATCAAAGTTTGGTTCACCACCCAACGGCTGAAGCAAGGCATCACCTGGTCCCCAGAGGAGGTGGAAGAAGCCAGGAAGAAAATGTTCAACGGCTCCATCCCCCCTGCCCATCACACATTCACCAGCATGCCTACAAGCCCGGTTTCTCAGTCGTCCACCAAAGCCTCCAAGCAGCCCGTTGTCCACACGACAGTCAGACATCCATGTCACGTCCGGACAACTGCGTTCAACGGGTGTAGCGTCGTCACTACTACAAAATCTGCCATCGGAGTCCCAGCTGGTTCCAGCCACACCCTAAAACGATCCCTGCCGACGCATCTCACATCAGTGTTCGGCCCGGAGTCCAAGCGGCCCATTATGGCAGTTGCTCCCCATTCCGGCGACCCAAAAGACAAGGTCCTAAtggctccccctcctcctcctcccccccagAAAGACCGCTTCCCAATGGCTCCACCTCCAGTACGCTCAGAGATGAAgagacctgtagcagctccttTGGTTAATGCAGAAATGAAGAGGCCATCCGCTGCTGTGCCTTTACTACCGTCATTGTCATCGTTGTCGTCATCTTCATCATCCAAAGGGAAACATGTCACCGCAATAGGAAATCCCAAAACCAGGCCAATGGTCTCTCTGCCCTCCATTATGTTTCCAGAGTCCTTAACGCGGCCAACAATAGTTCCTCCACCCATCCTTGCACCATCATTTAAAAACACGTTCCTTGTTCCCCGCAGCGGGCCCATCATTTCCAAAGAGAAACATGCCAACACCCACACTTTGCCAGCTTCCGATCTGAATCTGCCCAGCTCTCCCCCACTCATCAACTCACAGATAAGGAGGCCAACCATTATCCAGTCCGTTCGCACTCCAGCTAAAGGCCCTTCCCAGATTCAAGGGTTCCCTCTGGATAGCAAGGCATCAAAGGAGCAGCAAGGATTGGAGGTGAAGGCCAGCTATCCTGGAGGCGATACGGTCGCCAGTCTTCTGGCGGAGGCCAATGGGTCGCCATTTCTGGATGGTAAACGGTCCCAGGATCAGACATCCCACGCTCACAATAATGGAATCATACATTTGGATGTTGGAGAGACGCCAGCAGCCCAAAAACCAGATTTTCAGCAAAAGACCTCGGTGCTGACCCAGTTCCCTTTGCTGGAAAgaatgaaaggaaaaacagcAAAACAGCTCAAGATCTTAGAGGAGAATTTCTTGCGAAACAGCTTTCCTTCCCACGGCGATGTAGACTACCTGGTAGCAGCTACTGGCCTGTCTCATCAGGAAATAGAGAGCTGGTTTGCGGAGCGCCGCGCACTCCGGGACAACCTCGAACAAGCCCTTCTCAACTCCATGGGCACTAAGAGGATGGGCATCGGTGGTGTGGCTGGCCTAAGTGAAAAACAGctacaccagcagcaccagactCAACAGATGAATGGGATTCACAAAACAAGCACCAGTGTGGGCAGTCTTAAAAGCCCTCCCCAACCGCTGCACCCCCTCTCCATCAATGCTCCCAGCACCACTGCACCCTCCATTCCCAACTCGAATTCCTGCTCAGTGCCTCCGGACAGTCGATCCCTGGCGCTCCTCAAGGACGATTTTGCTCAAACGCAGTGGCCTTCCCTTGAGGAGTTCAGCCAACTGGAGGGTCAGATGGGACTGGCTCGCTCTGAACTCAGTCGCTGGTTCACCGACACCCGGCTGCAGAGCGGCGGCATGGAGTTGACAGAactttttcacaaaaatggaTTGAACGGAGGCCAGGGTGGGAAACCTGTGAGCTCCCCAGAGAACACTCCATCCAGCATCATCCAACGCTGCCAGGAAGCAGCCGTCATCAACAACAAGAGTAAAGTGCTGGAGGTCGATGTGGGCTGGCTCATGGACCAGCGCTCCAACAGCCTCAACAGTCAACAGCACGCCGAGCTCCACAACCGGTTTGCTGGCAG ACTGAGGCAGCAAAGTGCGGCCGAGCTGAAGAACGGCGGGCAGAACTGGGGGGTGATGGGAGGAGCGCGCGAGGTGTTCGGGAGCTGGCTGGAGGACGGACACTTCCGGAGAGGACGGGAGCTGCTCCTGGACCGGGAGAGGAAGATGGCGGAGGACGCGTCCGGCCGGCTGACTGGATAA